Proteins encoded in a region of the Misgurnus anguillicaudatus chromosome 9, ASM2758022v2, whole genome shotgun sequence genome:
- the wdr41 gene encoding WD repeat-containing protein 41, whose amino-acid sequence MLRWFLGGREAQGTVEKSAALFIGEEQPKNCFTEMQVLKGHFDIVRFLVQIDDLRFASAGDDGLVLVWNVETGECLYELRGHTQQITAMTSYPYMRGGSTHTALITASSDRTLSLWDPDTGNRVQNVSDLQSSVKCLLVLDRLDVWLSGGNELCVWNSDFELQCKTVHHSDTGISAMVELPKNFIAAAMDKEIVIVKMNVSGSDVAIMPMRHLSDHQDTIRSLININDGLFASGSHIGELIVWDSVDWTIQAYEHILWEEPAGDSQSEVRLTHQKQIERSIQHMSTDGELLVAAVGSGLFVYNVQMKNVVAYRKIAHDSDVLHTLLQEDGQLMTCSEDGSVRMWELQDLPLPAEPASSGLFGMFGTFGRSSKQVCPPAKKVPEVPSLRSLELTGDLIGHSGAVQMFVSFKEKGLVTCSTDHLLIVWRDGELQSQLRSLALFHKLEENQGL is encoded by the exons ATGCTGCGATGGTTTCTTGGAGGTCGGGAAGCGCAGGGGACAGTAGAG AAGAGCGCGGCGCTGTTCATTGGGGAGGAACAGCCCAAAAACTGTTTTACGGAGATGCAGGTGCTGAAAGGACACTTTGACATTGTTCGATTTCTGGTGCAGATTGATGACTTAAG GTTTGCTTCTGCTGGTGATGATGGTTTAGTGCTGGTTTGGAATGTTGAG ACCGGAGAGTGTTTGTATGAATTGCGTGGCCACACACAGCAGATCACCGCTATGACATCATACCCTTACATGAGAGGCGGGAGCACACATACTGCTCTCATTACTGCATCATCAGACCGCACGCTCAGT TTATGGGATCCAGACACGGGAAACCGAGTACAGAATGTCTCTGATCTCCAGTCGTCTGTGAAG tgtttgctGGTGTTGGATCGCTTGGACGTGTGGCTCTCGGGTGGAAATGAACTTTGTGTGTGGAACAGTGACTTTGAGCTGCAGTGTAAAACTGTCCATCATAGCGACACAG GCATCTCAGCCATGGTGGAGTTACCGAAGAACTTCATTGCAGCTGCCATGGATAAAGAGATTG TGATAGTTAAGATGAATGTGTCGGGGTCAGATGTTGCTATTATGCCCATGCGCCACCTATCTGATCATCAGGACACAATTCGATCGCTCATCAACATCAATG ACGGGTTGTTCGCGAGCGGCTCTCATATCGGCGAACTCATCGTCTGGGACTCCGTGGATTGGACAATCCAGGCCTATGAGCACATTCTGTGGGAGGAGCCGGCGGGAGACAGCCAATCGGAGGTCAGATTGACTCACCAGAAACAGATCGAGAGATCCATTCAGCACATGAGCACAGATGGAGAG TTACTGGTTGCAGCTGTAGGCAGTGGTCTGTTTGTTTATAATGTGCAGATGAAGAATGTTGTTGCGTACAGAAAGATCGCACATGACTCTGATGTCTTACACACCCTGCTGCAGGAGGATGG GCAGCTGATGACGTGCTCTGAGGACGGTAGTGTCAGAATGTGGGAGTTACAGGACCTCCCCTTACCTGCTGAGCCCGCCTCCTCAG GGCTTTTCGGGATGTTTGGCACTTTTGGCCGGTCCAGTAAGCAGGTTTGTCCTCCTGCCAAGAAAGTTCCTGAAGTCCCCAGTCTGCGGTCGCTGGAACTGACGGGTGATCTGATTGGCCATTCTGGAGCTGTGCAG ATGTTTGTGAGTTTTAAGGAGAAGGGTCTGGTTACCTGCTCTACTGATCATCTGCTCATCGTGTGGAGGGACGGAGAACTGCAGTCGCAGCTGCGCAGCCTTGCGCTCTTTCACAAACTAGAGGAAAACCAGGGACTGTGA